From a region of the Tursiops truncatus isolate mTurTru1 chromosome 2, mTurTru1.mat.Y, whole genome shotgun sequence genome:
- the SLC51B gene encoding organic solute transporter subunit beta — translation MGYNEELTGAPPGTEVPQELLEEMLWYFRVEDATPWNSSMFVLVAVVVVISIVFLRRNTQAKRNQKRLSPEKQTPEVLYLAEDRNKDDNNLTILRETLLSEKPKLAQVEVDVKDSDVPPVILPDPRESES, via the exons ATGGGCTACAATGAGGAGCTTACTGGAGCCCCACCTGGCACCGAGGTGCCTCAGGAGCTGCTGGAAGAAATGCTCTGGTATTTTCGTGTAGAAGATG CAACTCCTTGGAATAGTTCCATGTTTGTCCTGGTGGCCGTGGTGGTCGTGATAAGCATTGTCTTCTTGAGAAGGAACACCCAGGCAAAAAG AAATCAAAAGAGGCTGTCACCAGAAAAACAAACTCCAGAAGTGCTGTACTTGGCCGAGGACAGAAACAAAGATGACAACAACCTGACCATCCTAAGAGAGACTTTGCTCTCAGAAAAGCCAAAGTTGGCCCAGGTGGAAGTGGACGTAAAAGACAGTGATGTGCCGCCAGTCATTCTTCCGGACCCCCGAGAATCTGAGAGCTAG
- the RASL12 gene encoding ras-like protein family member 12 isoform X2, producing MISHCVAMSSVFGKPRAGSGQQQSAPLEVNLAILGRRGVGKSALTVKFLTRRFISEYDPNLEDTYSSEETVDHQPVHLRVMDTADLDTPRNCERYLNWAHAFLVVYSVDSRQSFEGSSSYLELLALHEKETQRSYPALLLGNKLDMAQYRQVTQAEGVALAGRFGCLFFEVSACLDFEHVQHVFHEAVREARREMEKNSLARPLFISEERALHYQSPLTARHGLASCAFNTLSTASLKEIPAVAQAKLVTVKSSRAQSKRKAPTLTLLKGFKIF from the exons ATGATTTCTCATTG CGTCGCCATGTCCTCGGTGTTCGGGAAGCCCCGCGCGGGCAGCGGGCAGCAGCAGAGCGCACCCCTCGAGGTCAACTTGGCCATCCTGGGGCGCCGCGGGGTGGGCAAGTCCG CCCTGACGGTGAAGTTTCTGACCAGGAGGTTCATCAGCGAATATGACCCCAACTTGG AGGATACCTACAGCTCTGAGGAGACCGTGGACCACCAGCCTGTCCACCTGAGGGTCATGGACACTGCAGACCTG GACACCCCCAGGAACTGTGAGCGCTACCTGAACTGGGCCCACGCCTTCCTGGTGGTGTACAGCGTCGACAGCCGCCAGAGCTTCGAGGGCAGCAGCAGCTACCTGGAGCTGCTCGCTCTGCATGAGAAGGAGACACAGCGCAGCTACCCTGCTCTGCTGCTGGGCAACAAGCTGGACATGGCCCAGTACAG GCAGGTCACTCAGGCAGAGGGCGTGGCCTTGGCGGGCAGGTTCGGGTGCCTGTTTTTCGAGGTCTCTGCCTGCCTGGACTTCGAGCACGTGCAGCACGTCTTCCACGAGGCAGTACGGGAGGCACGGCGGGAGATGGAGAAGAACTCCCTGGCCAGGCCCCTCTTCATCTCCGAGGAGAGGGCCCTGCATTACCAGTCCCCACTCACGGCCCGGCACGGGCTGGCCAGCTGCGCCTTCAACACACTTTCTACTGCTAGCCTGAAGGAGATTCCTGCCGTGGCCCAGGCCAAGCTGGTCACTGTAAAGTCATCCCGGGCTCAGAGCAAGCGCAAGGCACCCACCCTGACACTGTTGAAGGGCTTCAAGATCTTCTGA
- the RASL12 gene encoding ras-like protein family member 12 isoform X1, translating to MSSVFGKPRAGSGQQQSAPLEVNLAILGRRGVGKSALTVKFLTRRFISEYDPNLEDTYSSEETVDHQPVHLRVMDTADLDTPRNCERYLNWAHAFLVVYSVDSRQSFEGSSSYLELLALHEKETQRSYPALLLGNKLDMAQYRQVTQAEGVALAGRFGCLFFEVSACLDFEHVQHVFHEAVREARREMEKNSLARPLFISEERALHYQSPLTARHGLASCAFNTLSTASLKEIPAVAQAKLVTVKSSRAQSKRKAPTLTLLKGFKIF from the exons ATGTCCTCGGTGTTCGGGAAGCCCCGCGCGGGCAGCGGGCAGCAGCAGAGCGCACCCCTCGAGGTCAACTTGGCCATCCTGGGGCGCCGCGGGGTGGGCAAGTCCG CCCTGACGGTGAAGTTTCTGACCAGGAGGTTCATCAGCGAATATGACCCCAACTTGG AGGATACCTACAGCTCTGAGGAGACCGTGGACCACCAGCCTGTCCACCTGAGGGTCATGGACACTGCAGACCTG GACACCCCCAGGAACTGTGAGCGCTACCTGAACTGGGCCCACGCCTTCCTGGTGGTGTACAGCGTCGACAGCCGCCAGAGCTTCGAGGGCAGCAGCAGCTACCTGGAGCTGCTCGCTCTGCATGAGAAGGAGACACAGCGCAGCTACCCTGCTCTGCTGCTGGGCAACAAGCTGGACATGGCCCAGTACAG GCAGGTCACTCAGGCAGAGGGCGTGGCCTTGGCGGGCAGGTTCGGGTGCCTGTTTTTCGAGGTCTCTGCCTGCCTGGACTTCGAGCACGTGCAGCACGTCTTCCACGAGGCAGTACGGGAGGCACGGCGGGAGATGGAGAAGAACTCCCTGGCCAGGCCCCTCTTCATCTCCGAGGAGAGGGCCCTGCATTACCAGTCCCCACTCACGGCCCGGCACGGGCTGGCCAGCTGCGCCTTCAACACACTTTCTACTGCTAGCCTGAAGGAGATTCCTGCCGTGGCCCAGGCCAAGCTGGTCACTGTAAAGTCATCCCGGGCTCAGAGCAAGCGCAAGGCACCCACCCTGACACTGTTGAAGGGCTTCAAGATCTTCTGA
- the RASL12 gene encoding ras-like protein family member 12 isoform X3 — protein sequence MSSVFGKPRAGSGQQQSAPLEVNLAILGRRGVGKSALTVKFLTRRFISEYDPNLEDTYSSEETVDHQPVHLRVMDTADLDTPRNCERYLNWAHAFLVVYSVDSRQSFEGSSSYLELLALHEKETQRSYPALLLGNKLDMAQYRSLRQRAWPWRAGSGACFSRSLPAWTSSTCSTSSTRQYGRHGGRWRRTPWPGPSSSPRRGPCITSPHSRPGTGWPAAPSTHFLLLA from the exons ATGTCCTCGGTGTTCGGGAAGCCCCGCGCGGGCAGCGGGCAGCAGCAGAGCGCACCCCTCGAGGTCAACTTGGCCATCCTGGGGCGCCGCGGGGTGGGCAAGTCCG CCCTGACGGTGAAGTTTCTGACCAGGAGGTTCATCAGCGAATATGACCCCAACTTGG AGGATACCTACAGCTCTGAGGAGACCGTGGACCACCAGCCTGTCCACCTGAGGGTCATGGACACTGCAGACCTG GACACCCCCAGGAACTGTGAGCGCTACCTGAACTGGGCCCACGCCTTCCTGGTGGTGTACAGCGTCGACAGCCGCCAGAGCTTCGAGGGCAGCAGCAGCTACCTGGAGCTGCTCGCTCTGCATGAGAAGGAGACACAGCGCAGCTACCCTGCTCTGCTGCTGGGCAACAAGCTGGACATGGCCCAGTACAG GTCACTCAGGCAGAGGGCGTGGCCTTGGCGGGCAGGTTCGGGTGCCTGTTTTTCGAGGTCTCTGCCTGCCTGGACTTCGAGCACGTGCAGCACGTCTTCCACGAGGCAGTACGGGAGGCACGGCGGGAGATGGAGAAGAACTCCCTGGCCAGGCCCCTCTTCATCTCCGAGGAGAGGGCCCTGCATTACCAGTCCCCACTCACGGCCCGGCACGGGCTGGCCAGCTGCGCCTTCAACACACTTTCTACTGCTAGCCTGA